The genomic interval CGCGCCGGTGAGGGGTTCGCGGGCGATCACCGCGACGGTGTCGTCACCGGCGATGGTGCCGACCACCTCGGGCAGGGCGGCGCGGTCCAGGGCGCTGGCCAGGAAGTGGGCGGCGCCCGGCGGCGTGCGCAGCACGGCGATGTTGCCGCTGTGGTCGGTGGAGACCAGCAGATCGCCGAGAAGCTTCGACAAACGGTCGGTGCCGCCGGTGACGCCGCGGACCGGGCTGCCGTCCTCGGGGACCACATAGATCCCCGCGCCGCCGTCGGCCGCGCGAAGTTTCACCGCACCCAGTTCGTCGAGATCACGCGACAGCGTGGCCTGGGTGGTCTCGATGCCCTCCGCCGCCAGCAGCGCCGCCAGTTCGATCTGACTGCGAACCGCGTTGGCGGACAACAACTCCACGATGCGCTGCTGCCGCCCGGCCCGCGTCCGCGCGATCGCGGGGCCCGCCTTCGCCCCCGCCTTGCCCGCCCTCACGATGCCACCTCGCCGCGCCGGGCAGGGCCACGTCCCGATTCGGAAACCGCGGTCGGCCGAGAGTCTCCGGTACGCGCGGCCGCACGGTGGGACTTCGGCACCGGCCGCCCGGATCGCTCGGTCACCGGGGATCACCGGCACGCCGGGACAACAGCCACACCAGCAGCGCCTTCTGGGCGTGCAGGCGGTTCTCCGCCTCGTCCCAGACCACGCTGTGCCGGCCGTCCAGCACCTCGTCGGTGATCTCCTCGCCGCGGTGTGCCGGAAGACAGTGCAGCACAACGGCATCCGGGGCGGCGTGGGACAGCAGCGCACCGTCGAGCCGGAACGGGCGGAACGGGCCCACCCGGTCCAGGCCGTCGTTCTCCTGACCCATCGACGTCCACGTGTCGGTGACGAGCGCGTCGGCGCCGGTCGCCGCCGCCACCGGGTCGTCGGTGACGGTGATCGTCGCGCCGGTCTCGGCGGCCCGCTTGCGGGCGGCCTCGACCACCTGCTCGGCGGGCTCGAAACCCGCGGGCGCGGCGATCGTCACGTGCAGCCCCGCCGTCACGCCGCCCAGCAGCAGCGAGTGCGACATGTTGTTGGCGCCGTCACCGAGGTAGGTGAGCCGCCGCCCGGCCAGCGTCCCCTTGCGCTCGGTGAGGGTCTGCAGATCCGCCAGTACCTGGCACGGATGGAATTCGTCGGACAGCGCGTTGATCACCGGAACCGTTGCCGCCGAGGCCATCTCGTCCAGGCGCTCTTGTGCGAAGGTCCGCCATACCACCGCGTCGACGTAGCGCGAGAGCACCCGGCCGGTGTCCGCGAGGGTCTCCTCGCGGCCCAGCTGGGTGTCGCGGCCGTCCACCACCACGGCGTGGCCGCCGAGCTGGGCGATGCCGACCTCGAAGGAGAACCGGGTGCGGGTGGAGTTCTTCTCGAAGATCACCCCGACCCCGCGCGGACCCTCCAGCGGCCGGTGCGCGTACGGCGACTTCTTCAATTCCGCTGCCAGAGCGAGGATTTCGGCCTGCTCGGCGGGCGTGACGTCGTCGTCGCGGAGGAAATGGCGGATACTCACAGGTCTGCCTCCCGTAGCGCGGCGTCGAGGATCACGGGCAGGGCGGACAGGAAGTTCTCGGCCTGTCCCTCGGTCAGCACCAGCGGCGGCGCCAGCCGGATGACGTCGGGCTTGGCGGGGTTCACCAGATAGCCCGACGCCCGCGCGAAGGCCTCCACCTGCGCCGAAACGTCATGCGTCAGCTGGATCCCGATGAGCAGCCCGGCGCCGCGCACGTGATCGATCAGCGGGTGGCGGAGTTCGTCGATGCCGTCGATGAGCGTCTTGCCGACCGCTTCCACGTGGGCGAGCAGGCCGGTCTCGTCGATGGTGCGCAACACCGCCAGCGCGGCGGCCGCGCACACCGGGTTGCCGCCGAAGGTGGTGCCGTGCAGTCCCGGCGTGAACAGCTCGGCCGCGGGGCCCTGCGCCAGCACCGCGCCGATCGGCATCCCGCCGCCCAGGCCCTTGGCCAGCGTGACCACGTCGGGCACCACGCCCGCCGCCTGATGCGCGAAAAACGTTCCGGTGCGCCCGATCCCGGTCTGCACCTCGTCGAGCACCAGCAGCGCCCCGAAGTGCGAGGTGATGACGCGGGCCTCGGCCAGGTAGTCCAGCGGCGGCACCACGACACCGCTCTCGCCCAGGATCGGTTCCAGGAACACCGCGGCGGTGTCCTCGTCGACCGCCGCGGCCAGCGCGTCGGCATTGCCGTACGGGACGTGCACGACGCCCGCGGGCAACGGCTCGAACGGCGTGCGCTTCGACGGCTGCCCGGTCAGCGCCAGCGCGCCCATGGTGCGGCCGTGGAAGGCGTCGTCGCAGGCGATGATCTTGCGCCGCCCGGTCAGCCGGGCGATCTTGAACGCCGCCTCGACCGCCTCGGTGCCGGAGTTGCAGAAGAAGGCGCGGCCGGTGCCGTCGCCGAAATGCGCCAGCAGCCGCTCGGCCAGTTCGATCACCGGCTCGGTGGCATACAGATTCGATACGTGCCCGAGCGTGCCGAGCTGCTGGGTGACCGCCTCCAGGATCGCCGGATGCGCGTGCCCGAGGCTGTTCACCGCGATGCCGCCGAGCAGGTCGACATAGCGGTTGCCGTCGGCGTCGTAGACCACCGCGCCGGCGCCGCGCACCAGCGCGAGCTTCGGGGTGCCGTAGTTGTTCATCAGCGCGGACGACCAGCGCTGCTGCAATTCCTGTGTGCTCATGGCGTTGTCGTTCCTGTGTCGGGCGGGGTCACCATCGTTCCGATGCCTTCCCCGGTGAACAGTTCGAGCAGGACCGCATGTGGTACCCGCCCATCGATCACGTGCGCGGTCGGCACGCCTCCCTGCACAGCGCGCAGGCACGCCTCCATCTTCGGCACCATCCCGGCGTCCAGGCTCGGGAGCAGGGCCGCCAGTTCGGTGCTGTCGATGTGCGTGGTCAGCGAGGACCGGTCGGGCCAATTCGTGTACAGCCCTTCCACATCGGTGAGTACCACCAGCTTCTCCGCTCCGATTCCCTCGGCCAGCGCTGCCGCCGCGGTGTCGGCGTTGATGTTGTGTACCACGCCGTCGGCGTCGGGGGCGATGGTCGACACCACCGGAATGCGCCCGGCGCTGATGAGATCGAGCACCGCGTCGGGATTCACCGAGGTGACATCGCCCACCAGACCGATATCGGTGGCCACCCCGTCGACCGTGACGGTGCGCCGCGTCGCGGTGAACAGCCGCGCGTCCTCCCCGGAGATCCCGACCGCGTACGGGCCGTGCGCGTTGATCAGCCCGACCAGCTCGCGGCCGACCTGACCGAACAGCACCATCCGCACCACGTCCAGCACCTCGGGGGTGGTGACACGGAAGCCGCCGCGAAAGGTGCCCTCGAGACCCAGCTTTCGCAGCATCGCACTGATCTGCGGGCCGCCGCCGTGCACCACCACCGGATGCACGCCGACGGTGCGCAGGAACGCCATGTCCGCCGCGAAGGCCTGTTTGAGATCGTCGTCCACCATGGCGTTGCCGCCGTACTTCACCACGACGATCTTGTCGCGGAACTTCTGCAGCCACGGCAGCGCGCCCGCGAGCACGTGCGCCTTGTCCAGGGCCGAAAGCCCTTGCGTCAGGGGCGTACTCATGAGCTGTACGCCGAATTCTCTTCCACGTACCCGTGCGACAGGTCGGTGGTGCGGATGGTGGCCTCGCCCGCGCCCTGCCCCAGCTCGATCACCACGTGGATGTCGGCGCCGGACAGATCGACCTCGCGGGCGCCGGGCGCGCCCGTGCCGTCGACGCAGACCGGATTCCCGTTGAACGACACCGAGATCCGCTGCGGGTCCAGGGTGATCGGCGCCATGCCGATCGCCGCCAGCACCCGGCCCCAGTTCGGGTCCGAGCCGAACAGCGCCGTCTTGACCAGCGAGTCCCGCGCCACGGTGCGGGCGCCGGCCAGCGCCTCGTCCTCGTCCACGGCGCCGGTCACGGTCACCAGGACCCGCTTGGTGACACCCTCGGCGTCGGCCATCAGCTGCGCGGCCAGATCGTCGCACACCGCCAGCACCGCGGCGTCGAGTTCGGCCTGGCTCGGGGTCACCTCGGCGGCGCCGTTGGCCAGCAGCAGCACGGTGTCGTTGGTCGAGCAGGAGCCGTCCACGTCGAGCCGGTCGAAGGTGCGCTTCGTCGCGTTGCGCAGGGCGCGGTCCAGTTGCTCCGGCGTGGCGACGGCGTCGGTGGTGAGCACCACGAGCATGGTGGCCAGCGAGGGGGCGAGCATGCCCGCGCCCTTGGCCATGCCGCCGACGTTCCACTTGTCACGGTGGTGGAAGGCGGCCTGCTTGGGCACGGTGTCGGTGGTCATGATGGCGTGCGCCGCGTCCGTGCCGCCGTTGAGGCCGCCGCCCATCTCCCGCACGATCTCGGTGATCGCGGGCACGAGCTTGTCCATCGGCAGCCGGTCGCCGATCAAGCCGGTGGAGCAGACCGCGATCTCACCGGCGCCGGTCTCGGTTCCCCAGTTGCTCAACGCCTTCGCCAGTTCCTCGGCGG from Nocardia wallacei carries:
- the argF gene encoding ornithine carbamoyltransferase — protein: MSIRHFLRDDDVTPAEQAEILALAAELKKSPYAHRPLEGPRGVGVIFEKNSTRTRFSFEVGIAQLGGHAVVVDGRDTQLGREETLADTGRVLSRYVDAVVWRTFAQERLDEMASAATVPVINALSDEFHPCQVLADLQTLTERKGTLAGRRLTYLGDGANNMSHSLLLGGVTAGLHVTIAAPAGFEPAEQVVEAARKRAAETGATITVTDDPVAAATGADALVTDTWTSMGQENDGLDRVGPFRPFRLDGALLSHAAPDAVVLHCLPAHRGEEITDEVLDGRHSVVWDEAENRLHAQKALLVWLLSRRAGDPR
- a CDS encoding acetylornithine transaminase; this translates as MSTQELQQRWSSALMNNYGTPKLALVRGAGAVVYDADGNRYVDLLGGIAVNSLGHAHPAILEAVTQQLGTLGHVSNLYATEPVIELAERLLAHFGDGTGRAFFCNSGTEAVEAAFKIARLTGRRKIIACDDAFHGRTMGALALTGQPSKRTPFEPLPAGVVHVPYGNADALAAAVDEDTAAVFLEPILGESGVVVPPLDYLAEARVITSHFGALLVLDEVQTGIGRTGTFFAHQAAGVVPDVVTLAKGLGGGMPIGAVLAQGPAAELFTPGLHGTTFGGNPVCAAAALAVLRTIDETGLLAHVEAVGKTLIDGIDELRHPLIDHVRGAGLLIGIQLTHDVSAQVEAFARASGYLVNPAKPDVIRLAPPLVLTEGQAENFLSALPVILDAALREADL
- a CDS encoding arginine repressor, with amino-acid sequence MRAGKAGAKAGPAIARTRAGRQQRIVELLSANAVRSQIELAALLAAEGIETTQATLSRDLDELGAVKLRAADGGAGIYVVPEDGSPVRGVTGGTDRLSKLLGDLLVSTDHSGNIAVLRTPPGAAHFLASALDRAALPEVVGTIAGDDTVAVIAREPLTGAELAAKIEQLA
- the argJ gene encoding bifunctional glutamate N-acetyltransferase/amino-acid acetyltransferase ArgJ — encoded protein: MTSTDIAGGKLVRTQGVTAPLGFRAAGIAAGIKASGNLDLALVFNEGPEYAAAGVFTSNKVKAAPVLWSQQVLTGGHLRAVILNSGGANACTGPGGFQDTHTTAEELAKALSNWGTETGAGEIAVCSTGLIGDRLPMDKLVPAITEIVREMGGGLNGGTDAAHAIMTTDTVPKQAAFHHRDKWNVGGMAKGAGMLAPSLATMLVVLTTDAVATPEQLDRALRNATKRTFDRLDVDGSCSTNDTVLLLANGAAEVTPSQAELDAAVLAVCDDLAAQLMADAEGVTKRVLVTVTGAVDEDEALAGARTVARDSLVKTALFGSDPNWGRVLAAIGMAPITLDPQRISVSFNGNPVCVDGTGAPGAREVDLSGADIHVVIELGQGAGEATIRTTDLSHGYVEENSAYSS
- the argB gene encoding acetylglutamate kinase, with the translated sequence MSTPLTQGLSALDKAHVLAGALPWLQKFRDKIVVVKYGGNAMVDDDLKQAFAADMAFLRTVGVHPVVVHGGGPQISAMLRKLGLEGTFRGGFRVTTPEVLDVVRMVLFGQVGRELVGLINAHGPYAVGISGEDARLFTATRRTVTVDGVATDIGLVGDVTSVNPDAVLDLISAGRIPVVSTIAPDADGVVHNINADTAAAALAEGIGAEKLVVLTDVEGLYTNWPDRSSLTTHIDSTELAALLPSLDAGMVPKMEACLRAVQGGVPTAHVIDGRVPHAVLLELFTGEGIGTMVTPPDTGTTTP